In one Candidatus Dechloromonas phosphoritropha genomic region, the following are encoded:
- a CDS encoding IS256 family transposase: protein MTGYEVSVGTDLLPGLLNGQDGLAKLVEAVLNQVLEAQVTETLGATRHERTDERAGYRNGYRPRTLYTRVGPVTLLVPQTRDGSFSTDIFKRYQRSEQAFVLALMEMVVHGVSTRKVSAITEELCGASFSKSTVSALCAGLEPRVSAFNERRLDGEYPFVLVDALLIKSRQEDRVVSRAVLTVSGIRSDGFREILGVRIGDTESFATWDETFRWLRGRGLKGTQFIISDDHGGLREAAARHFQGASWQRCQVHLMRNILGQCNTRHRAEVAAAVKLVLQAPDLVEAKRRLAEFTERFAKSAPKAVACLEAGFEDAMAVMVLPEKYRKRLRTTNMQERLNEEIRRRERVIRIFPNDESALRLIGALLAEQNEAWQERKYLDMDEFKEWAASRAAASEGNNVVALAS from the coding sequence ATGACTGGGTATGAGGTTAGCGTAGGAACGGACTTGCTGCCAGGGCTTTTAAACGGGCAGGACGGGCTGGCGAAACTGGTGGAAGCGGTGCTCAATCAAGTACTGGAGGCGCAGGTGACGGAAACGCTGGGGGCGACGCGGCACGAGCGCACGGACGAACGGGCCGGCTATCGCAACGGCTACCGGCCACGCACCCTTTACACGCGGGTTGGGCCGGTGACGCTGCTGGTGCCGCAGACGCGGGACGGCAGCTTTTCGACGGACATCTTCAAGCGCTACCAGCGGAGCGAGCAGGCCTTCGTTCTGGCGCTCATGGAAATGGTCGTGCACGGTGTCTCGACGCGCAAGGTCTCGGCGATCACCGAAGAGCTGTGCGGCGCCAGCTTCTCCAAATCGACGGTGAGCGCACTGTGCGCCGGACTGGAACCGCGGGTCAGCGCGTTCAACGAACGGCGGCTGGACGGCGAGTATCCCTTCGTGCTGGTCGATGCCCTGTTGATCAAGAGTCGGCAAGAAGATCGTGTGGTTTCGCGTGCCGTGCTGACCGTCTCAGGCATCCGCTCCGATGGCTTCCGGGAGATTCTGGGCGTGCGGATCGGCGACACCGAGAGCTTCGCCACCTGGGACGAGACCTTCCGCTGGCTCAGAGGGCGCGGCCTCAAGGGCACGCAGTTCATCATCTCGGACGACCACGGCGGCCTGCGTGAAGCGGCAGCGCGGCACTTTCAGGGGGCCAGCTGGCAACGCTGTCAGGTGCATCTGATGCGCAACATTCTGGGCCAATGCAACACCCGCCACCGCGCCGAGGTGGCAGCTGCCGTCAAGCTCGTGCTGCAGGCGCCCGATTTGGTCGAGGCCAAGCGCCGCCTGGCGGAATTCACCGAGCGCTTCGCCAAGAGCGCCCCCAAAGCGGTGGCCTGCCTCGAAGCAGGATTCGAGGATGCCATGGCGGTAATGGTCTTGCCCGAGAAGTATCGCAAGCGGCTACGCACAACGAACATGCAGGAGCGGCTCAACGAGGAAATTCGCCGGCGGGAGCGCGTGATCCGCATCTTCCCCAACGACGAGTCCGCCTTGCGCCTGATCGGCGCTCTGCTGGCCGAACAGAACGAGGCTTGGCAGGAACGGAAGTACCTCGACATGGATGAATTCAAGGAGTGGGCGGCTTCCCGCGCCGCAGCTAGCGAGGGCAACAACGTTGTTGCCCTCGCTAGCTGA
- a CDS encoding MerR family transcriptional regulator, protein MDTLPTYGFDELCSLVDLPARTVRYYIQTGLVDRPDGLNRGARYTARHVDQLLSVKKWQAAGLSLERIGELLHDDGAEPPPRRKAPGTIEVWSRLQVAHGIELQVEAGEAGLTPEQLRALFRGVLQTYQDIKNESPDNNPKKKENSND, encoded by the coding sequence ATGGACACCCTCCCCACCTACGGCTTCGATGAACTCTGCAGCCTGGTCGACCTCCCGGCCCGCACTGTTCGCTATTACATCCAGACCGGTCTCGTTGATCGTCCGGACGGGCTGAACCGCGGGGCGCGCTACACGGCACGCCATGTGGACCAGTTGCTGAGTGTCAAGAAATGGCAGGCCGCCGGTCTCTCGCTCGAACGGATCGGCGAACTGCTGCACGACGATGGCGCTGAACCACCACCGCGCCGCAAAGCGCCGGGGACGATCGAGGTCTGGAGCCGCCTGCAGGTGGCACACGGCATCGAACTCCAGGTCGAAGCCGGCGAAGCGGGTCTGACCCCGGAACAGTTACGCGCCCTCTTCCGTGGGGTGCTGCAGACGTATCAGGACATCAAGAACGAATCACCAGATAACAACCCGAAAAAAAAGGAAAACAGCAATGACTGA
- the dinB gene encoding DNA polymerase IV, whose product MNSQRRIAHLDMDAFFASVELLRYPELRGQAVVVGGRSTHQPVEQADGTRRFARLRDYVGRGVITTSTYEARALGVFSGMGLMKSAQLAPDAILLPANFDAYRHYSRLLKAAVSRIAPKIEDRGIDEIYIDLSEIDEETVLLAQRIKTVVFEATGLSCSIGVTPNKLLSKISSDLEKPNGLTVLCMDDIPTRIWPLPARKINGIGPKATEKLTRLGINTIGELAAASAEFLVEKFGASTGAWLHSVAHGQDNRSVVTESEPRSISRETTFEHDLHAKQDRATLSEVFTSLCMRVADDLKRKGYVTRTVGIKLRYSDFHAVTRDVTLPVGVSDGVLIRKAAGECLKRVPLDQKIRLLGIRASGLVPLGEAEVSTTRIQAELPF is encoded by the coding sequence ATGAACAGTCAGCGACGTATCGCCCATCTCGACATGGATGCCTTCTTTGCCTCCGTCGAACTGCTGCGCTATCCGGAACTCCGCGGGCAGGCTGTGGTTGTCGGTGGTCGCAGCACGCACCAGCCGGTCGAACAGGCCGACGGGACCCGGCGATTTGCCCGGCTTCGCGATTACGTCGGCCGCGGTGTCATTACTACGTCAACCTACGAAGCGCGCGCGCTGGGTGTGTTCTCTGGCATGGGATTGATGAAATCTGCGCAACTCGCCCCGGATGCCATTCTGCTCCCTGCAAACTTCGATGCTTATCGCCATTACTCACGCCTGCTCAAGGCAGCCGTTTCGCGCATTGCGCCGAAGATCGAAGATCGCGGCATCGATGAAATCTACATCGATCTCAGCGAGATTGACGAGGAGACCGTACTCCTCGCTCAGCGGATCAAGACGGTAGTGTTCGAAGCCACGGGGCTCAGTTGTTCTATCGGCGTAACGCCAAACAAACTGCTGTCAAAGATCAGTTCCGACCTGGAAAAGCCCAATGGCCTGACTGTTCTCTGCATGGACGACATCCCGACCCGAATCTGGCCGTTGCCGGCCAGGAAGATCAACGGCATTGGCCCCAAGGCAACGGAGAAACTGACCCGGCTTGGCATCAACACCATTGGCGAATTGGCAGCGGCATCAGCCGAGTTTCTCGTGGAGAAATTCGGTGCAAGCACCGGTGCCTGGCTGCACTCGGTCGCCCATGGGCAGGACAACCGGTCGGTGGTCACCGAATCAGAACCCCGGTCGATCAGCAGGGAAACCACGTTTGAGCACGATCTCCATGCGAAACAGGACAGGGCCACACTGTCCGAGGTCTTTACCTCCCTTTGCATGCGCGTCGCCGATGACCTTAAGCGCAAGGGCTACGTCACCCGCACTGTGGGAATCAAATTGCGCTATTCGGATTTCCATGCGGTCACGCGTGATGTCACCTTGCCTGTCGGTGTCAGTGATGGCGTCCTGATCCGCAAGGCAGCGGGCGAATGCCTGAAGCGGGTTCCGCTGGACCAGAAAATCCGCCTGCTCGGTATCAGGGCGAGCGGTCTGGTCCCACTCGGAGAAGCGGAAGTCAGCACGACCCGTATTCAGGCGGAGTTGCCTTTCTAA